One part of the Enterococcus sp. DIV1094 genome encodes these proteins:
- a CDS encoding AraC family transcriptional regulator has translation MKELNELIAYIEERLTSEIKLEEVARRLGISEYHLKRTFSFVAGISLSEYIKNRRLACANEDLAKGESATVTAFKYGYQTLEGFSRAFRDWTGYLPSEVKKAGVYKSYPKLAFHLEIKGGNSMDYRIEEKDAFAIVGVSKRVPIQFEGVNQAIIELAKSITEEQKEEMHALGDLAPYQVVNASFQFDERRLEEKGDLTHMIGFLTSKIDHCESLQQRIIPAHTWAIFPNQGPFPEVLQTTMANIFSEWLPTSGYELVEAPEISFTKWLDQEEAYSEVWIAVTKQNTNR, from the coding sequence ATGAAAGAATTGAACGAACTGATCGCTTACATCGAAGAACGCTTAACAAGTGAGATCAAGTTAGAAGAAGTGGCACGACGATTGGGTATTTCAGAATATCATTTGAAACGGACTTTCTCGTTTGTTGCGGGGATATCTTTGTCGGAGTATATCAAGAATCGGCGACTTGCTTGTGCCAATGAAGATCTTGCTAAAGGTGAAAGTGCAACAGTTACAGCTTTTAAATATGGCTATCAAACGTTAGAAGGTTTTTCGAGAGCGTTTCGTGACTGGACAGGCTACTTGCCTTCAGAAGTCAAAAAAGCAGGAGTTTATAAATCTTATCCTAAACTTGCCTTTCACTTAGAAATCAAGGGAGGAAACTCAATGGATTACCGAATTGAAGAAAAAGATGCCTTTGCAATTGTCGGAGTATCAAAACGTGTACCGATCCAATTTGAAGGAGTCAACCAAGCAATTATCGAATTAGCAAAATCAATCACAGAAGAACAAAAAGAGGAAATGCACGCGTTGGGTGATCTCGCACCTTATCAAGTGGTGAATGCTTCCTTTCAATTCGATGAAAGACGCTTGGAAGAAAAGGGCGATTTGACACACATGATCGGTTTCTTAACCTCAAAAATCGACCATTGTGAAAGTTTACAGCAACGGATCATTCCTGCACACACATGGGCTATTTTTCCAAATCAAGGACCTTTTCCAGAAGTCTTACAGACGACGATGGCAAATATTTTCTCAGAATGGCTGCCAACCTCTGGATATGAGTTGGTTGAAGCACCCGAGATCTCATTTACCAAATGGCTTGATCAAGAAGAGGCCTATAGTGAAGTGTGGATCGCTGTCACAAAACAGAATACAAATCGTTGA
- a CDS encoding GNAT family N-acetyltransferase: MIKKVQKLDQQMMDRLLTIWLKTNVETHDFIDATYWHEKKVLLKKELPKAEIYYYEIEGQIVGFMGIIDESYLAGIFVDSMFQNKKIGQKLIEAAKKEKERIALHVYHKNQRAIRFYDRNGFRKVAEQIDESTNEKEYLMVWERTEQI, translated from the coding sequence ATGATCAAAAAAGTGCAAAAGCTAGACCAACAGATGATGGATCGACTACTTACTATTTGGTTAAAGACCAATGTCGAAACACATGATTTTATTGATGCGACCTATTGGCATGAGAAAAAAGTTTTGCTAAAAAAAGAGTTGCCGAAAGCAGAAATCTATTATTATGAAATTGAAGGTCAGATCGTTGGTTTTATGGGAATCATAGATGAATCTTATTTAGCTGGTATTTTTGTCGATTCAATGTTTCAGAATAAAAAAATCGGCCAAAAATTGATTGAAGCAGCGAAAAAAGAAAAGGAACGAATAGCCTTACATGTTTATCATAAGAATCAACGAGCGATACGCTTTTACGATAGAAATGGCTTTAGAAAAGTGGCTGAACAAATCGATGAATCAACGAATGAAAAGGAATATCTCATGGTCTGGGAGAGAACTGAACAGATTTAA
- the arsC gene encoding arsenate reductase (thioredoxin) yields the protein MDKTTDVKKKLYFLCTGNSCRSQIAEGYGHEYLTDQFEVRSAGVETHGLNPRAVKVMAEDGVDITSQTSDLIDPDYFNDADLIITLCGDALDKCPVIPAHIRHEHWDLEDPAKATGTEEEIIAEFRKTREIIKDKIKAVANKA from the coding sequence TTGGACAAAACAACAGATGTGAAAAAGAAACTCTATTTTTTATGTACAGGTAATTCTTGCAGAAGTCAGATTGCCGAAGGGTACGGGCATGAATATTTGACGGATCAATTTGAAGTTCGGAGTGCTGGAGTGGAGACACACGGCTTGAATCCACGAGCAGTCAAAGTGATGGCAGAAGATGGAGTCGATATTACAAGTCAAACATCCGACTTGATTGATCCGGATTATTTTAACGATGCAGATTTAATTATCACACTGTGCGGAGATGCGTTGGATAAATGCCCGGTGATTCCTGCTCATATTCGCCATGAACATTGGGATCTAGAAGATCCAGCGAAAGCTACTGGGACAGAAGAAGAGATTATCGCTGAATTTAGAAAAACTCGCGAAATCATCAAAGACAAGATCAAGGCTGTTGCTAACAAAGCCTAG
- a CDS encoding helix-turn-helix transcriptional regulator: protein MDLSHQIKKYRKQLAFSQEELAEKLYVSRQTISNWENERSYPDIHNLLLMSVLFDVSLDELVKGDVEKMKENIPLSEINKYTKVMLGFMLLTLISVGPSLFLPGIWRLMLPLLFWTISMYGAIKVDRLKKQENIKTYKEIVAFMENKDVEPLRKQRYKTRSLIEKAGIVILFALVCGVIALLASLPFILFNR, encoded by the coding sequence ATGGACTTAAGTCATCAAATCAAAAAATATCGTAAACAGTTAGCTTTCTCCCAAGAAGAATTAGCAGAAAAGTTATATGTTTCAAGACAAACGATTTCAAACTGGGAGAATGAGCGCAGCTATCCCGATATTCATAATCTACTATTGATGAGTGTCTTATTTGACGTTTCTTTAGATGAATTAGTCAAAGGAGATGTAGAAAAGATGAAAGAAAATATACCACTTTCTGAAATAAACAAATATACCAAGGTCATGTTAGGCTTTATGCTTCTCACCTTGATTTCAGTAGGACCATCCTTGTTTTTACCTGGGATTTGGCGACTTATGCTTCCCTTGCTTTTTTGGACCATCAGCATGTACGGTGCAATAAAAGTCGATCGACTCAAAAAACAAGAAAATATCAAAACCTACAAAGAAATCGTTGCTTTCATGGAGAACAAAGATGTCGAACCTCTTCGTAAACAAAGATACAAGACCAGAAGTCTAATTGAAAAGGCAGGAATCGTCATTTTGTTTGCGCTCGTCTGTGGAGTGATCGCATTACTCGCAAGTTTGCCATTTATACTTTTCAATCGCTAG